A region of the Sulfolobales archaeon genome:
GCTGCAGACGCATATTACATAGCAGTTGCAAGTATAGTCAATGGAGTTCTACTAACGAATGACAGGATACAGGCTCAGAACGCCAAGAAGGCTGCTATAGAAGCATACTACCTGGTAGAGGAAATAGAGATGGTTAAAAGGCTGTTTCTGACTTAGCAATGTATTTAAATGCTTCTAATTGTCTCTAGTTCTATCACGAGATATGCCACTTAATCGAGCCCAAGCATAACAAGGCTTTCTGGGCATGCGTCGAGAAACATTATCCGAACTACAGGGAGGTAGAAGAAGAGCTCTTAGCGTATGAGCTTAAACTAGGTTTACCTGACTCCATGTAAACCTCTCAGAGGCCTTAGATACGCCTTAAGTTCAAGTCAATGACACGGACAACCTTCAAACCCGTGTTTCCATCTGCTTGATCATCTTATCAAACTCATTGGTTTGTCACTAGTTAAATACTTAATAGACGATATGATGAATAGAAAAACAACTGAACTTGTCAAACGGTGGAAAAGAGTAAGCACTCATTCTCATCTATATTCATTTGTGTTAAGGTTTCTGTAGCACTCGGGATATCTGCTATAGTCAACAATACCTCTCTCATCGACTAGCTCCGAAGCCTTGGGCTTATCCCACATGCTGACAACAGACTCGAACTCCTCCTTAGTTAGCAGCTGCAGTAACTTTTCCTAACAACATCGACAGGAACCCTGCGCTCGCCAGAGAGATACCTGGCAGATTAGACTTAGCTGTACCCAATGCCTCGCATACCTTCGTAAATCCAGCTTCTTCCTAACCTTCTCCAGAACCATACGCCCAACAACACCATTGAGCCCAGCAACATTAACCCTATCACATCACTTACTATCAGCTTTGAATCTGGTCATGTTTTCCTGTACCCGCCAAGAAGCGGGAACTATGCAATCCGTTAAAGAGTTTTTATGGAGAAGAAATCAATCCTTGGAGCCGCCAGCGGGATTCTCTACCTATGCTTGCATTGAGTTCAATAAGGGGTGATACGGGGATATGTAGGCTATGAGGTGTCGAAAGATGTTGAGGGTTTCCCGCAGCTGATACTAGAGGGCATAGAGCTATGGATAGAGATACAGCCAGTAAACATAGATATAAGTTACTAGGTATAGGGATAATTGGTTTAGATATGGGAGGTGAGGTTAGGGTAGTAACAGTCCTAATCGTTTTCATAACCCTTTGTCTAGTATTCTCTATATACCTTGCACAGCTATGGTATCCTAGCCTAGTCCTATACTACTATGTGTTAAGTCTCTTCCATCTCTATGAGTACTGGTTTCATATAAAACTATCCATACAAGTACTTAATACGATACTCCCCTTTCTACCCCTGATCCTCTTAATCCGGAAGCTCCTCAGCTTGAGGAAGATAGAGATAGCTAGCAACTATTTATCAATAAGTCTTCGCCGATATCTTGTCCTTTTACTTTCAGTCTCTCTCCTAATATTCTCTCTAGAACCCGCTCTAATGCTTACCCTATTCTCCCCCATTGAGGAGAATATAGGGGCATTCATAGGTAATTTACAGTCTATGTGTGGCAACAACGTTACTTGTATCACTATGGGTGTTACACAGTATGTCGACGCTAGACTTGGGTGGTCATATAATAATCCTATGTCTACTCTGAAAATCGACACTATGCTTTCCCAGACAGATTATTGGCTCTTAAGCGCTCTTCACTTCACCCAGGCACATGTAATTCTATGGCAGGGCTGGGGCTCGTGCGGGGAACATGCAATCGCTACTGCATATCTATTAAATAGACTGGGATATGCTGTCAGGATAGCGCATTTCAGCGATATCGACCATGCCTGGGCTGAGGTATATGTAAATGGTTCATGGTATATCGTAGACCCCTGGTATATAGGAATTGTCTATGAAAAACAGTATCGAGGAAACATCTACTTAACACCAATAGAAGTCCTTTCATCTCTAGAGGACTTTTCAGGCGATCACAAGGTGTTATGCAGATATCTAGATAGTGATATAGAGATAGACTGCACTGACGAATACGGCTACTAAGCTAGTCACCTGCTCTATATCTACTTCTAAATTCTGCTAGAAAGCTATGAAATTGTTGTGAAAAGCCATAGATTTAAATTCTAGATCGCTGTGAAACCGCTACCAGAATAAAATAAAGATAATTAGG
Encoded here:
- a CDS encoding transglutaminase domain-containing protein codes for the protein MGGEVRVVTVLIVFITLCLVFSIYLAQLWYPSLVLYYYVLSLFHLYEYWFHIKLSIQVLNTILPFLPLILLIRKLLSLRKIEIASNYLSISLRRYLVLLLSVSLLIFSLEPALMLTLFSPIEENIGAFIGNLQSMCGNNVTCITMGVTQYVDARLGWSYNNPMSTLKIDTMLSQTDYWLLSALHFTQAHVILWQGWGSCGEHAIATAYLLNRLGYAVRIAHFSDIDHAWAEVYVNGSWYIVDPWYIGIVYEKQYRGNIYLTPIEVLSSLEDFSGDHKVLCRYLDSDIEIDCTDEYGY